The Dehalococcoidales bacterium genomic sequence GATACGGGTTCCTTTAGGGTTATTCTTATCCGTAAGAATAACCGCCGCATTCTCATCAAATCTGATGGAAGAGCCGTCAGGGCGCCGGTACCTCTGAGTGGTACGAATAACAACCGCCTTGACCACTTCGCCTTTTTTCACGGCTCCCCCGGCGGTTGCCCGCTTTACCGAAGCCACGATAGTATCTCCCACCCGGGCAAATTTCCGCCCGGTACCGCCGAGCAACCCGATGCACATAATCTGGCGGGCGCCGGTGTTATCAGCTACTTTAAGTCTGGTATAAGATTGTATCATGCCGCTCTACCTCAAATATCAGCCTAGGTTATTTCCCTGGGTTGAATTTCAATGGCTTCCTTCTTGGTTATTATCTCAGCCACCCGCCACCGCTTGTCTTTGGAGAGAGGACGGGTCTCGATAATCCTGACGATATCCCCTTCCCCGCACTCATTTTTAG encodes the following:
- the rplN gene encoding 50S ribosomal protein L14 codes for the protein MIQSYTRLKVADNTGARQIMCIGLLGGTGRKFARVGDTIVASVKRATAGGAVKKGEVVKAVVIRTTQRYRRPDGSSIRFDENAAVILTDKNNPKGTRIFGPVARELRDKNFTKIISLAPEVL